From Pusillibacter faecalis, one genomic window encodes:
- the gcvH gene encoding glycine cleavage system protein GcvH: protein MTFPEELKYSRNDEWVKMLDATTALVGITDYAQNEMGGLVFINLPVAGDTVTKGEALCDIESVKAVSDVISPVTGEIAEVNERLEDTPEKLNEDPYGAWIAKVENISDQEALMNAAEYRTYRGV from the coding sequence ATGACATTTCCGGAAGAGCTGAAGTATTCCAGGAACGACGAATGGGTGAAGATGTTGGACGCGACCACGGCCCTGGTGGGAATCACGGACTATGCCCAAAATGAGATGGGGGGATTGGTCTTTATCAATCTCCCGGTGGCCGGGGACACGGTAACGAAGGGGGAGGCACTGTGCGATATTGAGTCAGTCAAAGCTGTCTCCGATGTCATCAGCCCGGTCACTGGAGAGATTGCCGAGGTGAACGAGAGGCTGGAGGACACTCCTGAAAAGCTCAACGAGGACCCCTATGGCGCATGGATCGCAAAGGTTGAAAACATCAGCGACCAGGAGGCGCTGATGAACGCGGCGGAATACCGGACTTACCGCGGGGTGTGA
- a CDS encoding electron transfer flavoprotein subunit alpha/FixB family protein produces MSGICIYAEQYENRIEESAFELITAARALSAQSGEHIMALVLGQDPDALSRQLSFQDVQVAAVKTEISALQDDALSICVAEALRQLAPSSVLIPANRTCRALFSRVAARMDVGLTADCSELFLNESGEFLQRKSAFGENAMCVTAEVGTPKLVSVQVGVHAPSVPDGGDGAYVSLKVPQPTSEIEILEMVEDGEESITGAERILSLGRGVGENYAAANELAQKLGAMIGGTRPLVDDGVLPFERQIGQTGCTVHPKVCLYLGVSGAIQHTEGVRGAKLTIAVNKDPEAGIFGYVDYGVAADMKEVIKELIKAYA; encoded by the coding sequence ATGAGTGGGATCTGCATCTATGCGGAGCAGTATGAAAACCGGATTGAGGAGAGCGCTTTTGAACTGATCACAGCTGCCCGCGCGCTCTCGGCTCAAAGCGGAGAGCATATCATGGCGCTGGTTTTAGGCCAGGACCCGGATGCGCTGTCACGGCAGCTTTCCTTCCAGGACGTACAGGTGGCAGCCGTGAAGACGGAAATCTCCGCGCTGCAGGATGACGCATTGAGCATTTGTGTGGCGGAGGCTCTGAGGCAGCTTGCCCCCTCCAGTGTATTGATTCCGGCAAATCGCACTTGCCGCGCACTCTTCTCCCGGGTGGCGGCCCGAATGGATGTGGGGCTGACGGCGGACTGCTCTGAGCTGTTTTTAAACGAGAGCGGTGAATTTTTGCAGAGGAAGAGTGCCTTCGGAGAGAACGCCATGTGCGTGACTGCGGAGGTTGGCACGCCAAAGCTGGTGAGCGTGCAGGTGGGTGTTCATGCGCCCAGCGTACCAGATGGAGGGGACGGCGCCTATGTAAGCCTGAAGGTTCCGCAGCCGACCTCTGAGATAGAAATCCTGGAAATGGTGGAAGACGGCGAGGAATCCATTACCGGTGCGGAGCGGATTCTCTCTCTGGGCCGCGGCGTGGGGGAAAACTACGCCGCAGCAAATGAACTTGCCCAGAAGCTGGGGGCCATGATCGGAGGAACGCGGCCGCTGGTGGATGACGGAGTGCTCCCCTTTGAACGGCAGATTGGGCAGACCGGCTGTACAGTGCATCCAAAGGTCTGCCTGTATCTCGGCGTCTCCGGCGCGATTCAGCACACGGAGGGCGTCCGGGGTGCAAAGCTCACCATCGCCGTCAACAAGGACCCGGAGGCGGGGATCTTTGGCTACGTGGATTACGGCGTGGCAGCGGATATGAAAGAGGTCATCAAAGAGCTGATCAAAGCATACGCTTAA
- a CDS encoding electron transfer flavoprotein subunit beta/FixA family protein: protein MIKQVPASNDVAIDPVTHCLIRENTEMAVNPSDLHALTAAIELSRQCGGTVSVFSMGPQEAGKALHTALAMGADEAYLVSDRCFGGGDTLGTAKVLVAALNHTGKYDLVMAGDLSSDGATGQVGHMAAELLGIPCAADSRRIEMDGNTLTVVRPWKNQKVRVRIGLPCMVTVGLGSNQVILPTIRSQMKANRREIPVLTNAELRLNPEEIGKRGAKSLVTDTYARECSQHHAKMLTGSAAEIAAQIKTLVEEVSK from the coding sequence TTGATCAAACAAGTTCCTGCCTCCAACGACGTGGCCATTGATCCGGTGACTCACTGCCTGATTCGGGAAAACACAGAGATGGCTGTGAATCCGTCGGACCTCCATGCATTGACCGCGGCCATTGAGCTGAGCCGTCAGTGCGGAGGAACGGTGAGCGTCTTTTCCATGGGGCCACAAGAGGCGGGAAAGGCGCTGCATACGGCGCTGGCCATGGGGGCGGATGAGGCATATCTGGTATCGGACCGCTGTTTTGGCGGCGGCGATACTCTGGGCACAGCCAAGGTGCTGGTGGCGGCCTTGAACCATACCGGGAAATACGACCTGGTGATGGCAGGCGATCTTTCCTCCGACGGCGCCACCGGGCAGGTGGGCCATATGGCGGCGGAGCTGCTGGGAATCCCCTGCGCGGCGGATTCCCGCAGAATCGAGATGGATGGAAACACATTGACCGTGGTGCGCCCGTGGAAGAATCAAAAAGTCCGGGTGCGGATCGGCCTGCCCTGTATGGTGACGGTGGGGCTTGGCAGCAACCAGGTCATCCTGCCGACCATCCGTTCTCAGATGAAGGCCAACCGGCGGGAAATTCCCGTATTGACCAATGCAGAGCTGAGACTAAACCCGGAAGAAATCGGAAAGCGGGGTGCAAAGTCTCTGGTAACGGATACCTATGCCAGGGAGTGCAGCCAGCATCATGCCAAGATGCTGACCGGTTCCGCTGCGGAAATTGCAGCACAGATCAAAACCCTGGTGGAGGAGGTGAGCAAATGA
- a CDS encoding NAD(P)/FAD-dependent oxidoreductase, which produces MEKKRIGIIGGGISGAALGYYLSLYEEADITIFEKNRIGCGTTAKSAGTVCLFDDSLSNRYWDVRLYGFETYCRFEREEKGSAGFDQTGTLVVALSEQEELRIKAGIALAKAAGYSGEYITDKSRIEEILPGINTENVLGAGYTRDDGYFDGTMISNTFVKKMQTNGGIVKTDMEVTEIIRKGDAAVGLKTADGTRYDFDTIVDCTGPWSRFTGELVGLDVPIWHTKAEAFFLCPPVKRPGYVFPVLKYPAFYALRAGENVFICKSHLSMNLDDPMHAGQWDPDKLPQTGGTDDYFIEFLFDQMDTYVPGLADSGLVSSWLSYRAEPRDFLPIIGETPVKNYLLATGYGGNGVIEAPAVSRDLAKLIMRGESTPLLEEWAFKRLLKQ; this is translated from the coding sequence ATGGAAAAGAAACGGATTGGTATTATTGGCGGCGGCATTTCCGGCGCGGCACTGGGGTACTATCTGAGCCTCTACGAGGAGGCGGACATTACCATTTTTGAGAAAAACCGCATTGGCTGCGGAACCACCGCAAAGTCTGCGGGCACGGTGTGCCTCTTTGACGACTCCCTGAGCAACCGCTACTGGGATGTCCGCCTGTATGGGTTTGAGACCTATTGCCGCTTCGAAAGGGAGGAGAAGGGCTCTGCTGGCTTTGATCAGACGGGCACATTGGTGGTGGCCCTCTCGGAGCAGGAGGAGCTGCGGATCAAGGCGGGCATTGCCTTGGCTAAAGCCGCCGGATACTCAGGGGAGTATATCACAGATAAGTCCCGCATTGAGGAGATTTTGCCAGGCATCAACACAGAGAATGTTCTCGGCGCCGGCTACACCAGGGATGACGGCTATTTTGACGGGACCATGATCTCCAATACATTTGTGAAGAAGATGCAGACCAACGGCGGCATTGTGAAGACCGACATGGAGGTCACGGAAATCATCCGGAAGGGAGATGCTGCGGTTGGACTGAAAACGGCGGACGGAACCCGCTACGATTTTGACACCATTGTGGACTGTACTGGACCCTGGAGCCGGTTTACCGGTGAACTGGTGGGCTTGGATGTCCCTATCTGGCACACCAAGGCCGAGGCATTTTTCCTCTGCCCGCCTGTGAAACGGCCGGGATATGTGTTCCCTGTGCTGAAATACCCTGCGTTCTACGCCTTGCGGGCCGGCGAGAATGTGTTTATCTGCAAATCCCACCTCTCCATGAATCTGGACGACCCCATGCATGCAGGACAGTGGGACCCCGACAAGTTGCCCCAGACGGGCGGCACAGACGATTACTTCATTGAATTCCTCTTTGACCAGATGGACACCTATGTGCCTGGGCTTGCGGACAGCGGCTTGGTATCCTCCTGGCTTTCCTACCGCGCGGAACCCCGGGATTTTCTGCCGATCATTGGGGAGACGCCTGTCAAAAACTATCTACTGGCTACAGGCTACGGAGGAAACGGCGTGATTGAGGCTCCCGCTGTCAGCCGGGACCTGGCAAAGCTGATCATGCGGGGCGAGAGCACCCCGTTGCTGGAGGAGTGGGCGTTCAAGCGTCTGCTGAAACAATAA
- a CDS encoding MATE family efflux transporter, which translates to MGLSPFGLTYSPNITLILLNKSAVIFGGNIAVTCYAPISYISAVVMLLMQGVSDGSQPLISLAYGEGKHDTTKAVRDLAYRFAFGVAVVCSVVLFLLRGSAAHLFGASEQVTMLVAQILPIFIIGFVFVSVSRVTTAYFYATGKNLWAYILIYGEPLTLCILLLILPNAMGSVNGTWVSVPLSQIIAMLLSLLLIHKNRTLEHQLPSHE; encoded by the coding sequence GTGGGCCTTTCTCCCTTTGGCCTGACCTATTCGCCCAATATCACCCTGATCCTGCTCAATAAGAGCGCCGTGATTTTCGGCGGGAATATCGCTGTGACCTGCTATGCGCCGATCAGCTATATTTCTGCTGTGGTCATGCTGCTGATGCAGGGCGTCAGCGACGGGAGTCAGCCGCTCATCAGCCTGGCCTATGGGGAGGGCAAGCATGATACCACAAAAGCGGTGCGCGATCTGGCGTATCGCTTCGCCTTTGGAGTAGCGGTTGTCTGCTCGGTCGTCCTTTTCCTGCTGCGGGGCAGCGCGGCCCATCTGTTCGGCGCCTCCGAGCAGGTGACGATGCTTGTGGCACAGATCCTGCCGATCTTCATTATCGGCTTTGTCTTTGTCAGCGTGTCCAGAGTGACCACCGCCTATTTCTATGCGACTGGGAAAAATCTCTGGGCCTATATTCTGATCTATGGGGAGCCGTTGACGCTCTGCATCCTGCTCCTGATCCTCCCAAATGCCATGGGGAGTGTGAATGGAACCTGGGTTTCTGTCCCTTTGTCCCAAATCATTGCCATGCTGCTCAGTTTACTTCTAATCCATAAAAACAGAACGCTGGAACATCAGCTTCCCTCTCATGAGTAA
- a CDS encoding MATE family efflux transporter: MTNAKNLMGTKPILPLLVSMSVPSILSMLIQSLYNVVDSIFVAWLSNDALTAVSLAYPLQNLVLAVAVGFGVGINAYIARNLGEGNQHRVDQAASMGVIFTTIHAVIFILVGLFGSEPFLHMFTNDPEILQMSVNYTRIVICLSFGSLYHIFIEKLFQAVGNMVVPMILQGVGAIVNIILDPILIFGMFGLPAMGVTGAAVATVTGQMTACGLAVFCFLRTRTGIRITRKDMKIDAGIAKRIYAVGVPSGLMTAMPSLLVSILNALLVGLHTLAVAAFGLYFKLQTFVYMPGNGLIQGMRPIVSYNYGAGQGRRLHLVIRWSLALTAIIMALGTLIAWGVPRQIMGLFDADEAMIAVGVPMLRITSLGFLVSTLGTVMAGCFEALGKGLYSLSISLLRQLLVIPPLAMVFSLSWGLNGVWAAFPVAEALAALVAVLLYRKVMRQTDRQLQNSEVDCAGGKYPGSRNP; the protein is encoded by the coding sequence TTGACTAACGCCAAAAATCTAATGGGGACAAAACCGATTTTGCCACTGCTGGTGAGCATGTCGGTGCCGTCTATTCTGTCCATGCTCATCCAATCTCTATACAATGTAGTAGACAGCATATTTGTGGCCTGGCTCAGCAATGATGCACTTACCGCGGTTTCTTTGGCTTATCCCCTGCAAAATCTTGTGTTGGCAGTCGCTGTTGGCTTTGGCGTAGGAATCAACGCCTATATCGCTCGCAACCTGGGGGAAGGGAACCAGCACAGGGTGGATCAAGCCGCTTCCATGGGGGTCATCTTTACCACTATCCATGCTGTTATTTTCATATTGGTTGGGCTTTTCGGCAGTGAGCCATTTTTACATATGTTTACCAATGATCCAGAGATCCTGCAGATGAGTGTCAACTACACCCGCATTGTGATCTGTCTGTCCTTTGGCAGCCTGTATCATATATTTATCGAAAAACTGTTCCAAGCGGTTGGGAACATGGTCGTACCGATGATTTTGCAAGGCGTAGGGGCGATTGTAAACATCATCCTCGACCCGATTCTGATCTTCGGCATGTTCGGACTGCCCGCTATGGGAGTTACCGGCGCTGCTGTTGCTACGGTAACTGGACAGATGACAGCCTGTGGTTTGGCGGTGTTCTGCTTTCTTCGGACCAGAACGGGAATTCGTATTACCCGAAAAGATATGAAGATCGATGCCGGAATCGCCAAAAGAATTTACGCAGTGGGAGTCCCCTCCGGGTTGATGACCGCGATGCCCAGTCTGCTGGTGAGTATCCTGAACGCACTGCTGGTGGGTCTCCACACATTGGCCGTGGCAGCATTTGGATTGTACTTCAAGCTGCAAACCTTTGTGTATATGCCTGGTAATGGTCTGATTCAGGGCATGAGGCCCATTGTGAGTTATAACTACGGAGCGGGCCAAGGAAGGAGACTTCATCTTGTCATCCGATGGAGTCTCGCTTTGACCGCCATCATTATGGCATTGGGCACCCTGATCGCTTGGGGTGTCCCACGGCAGATTATGGGCCTTTTCGATGCGGATGAAGCCATGATAGCTGTCGGGGTGCCTATGCTGCGTATTACAAGCCTGGGATTTTTGGTATCCACCCTGGGGACGGTAATGGCCGGCTGTTTTGAGGCTCTTGGGAAAGGACTGTATTCCTTGAGCATTTCTCTGCTTCGTCAGCTCCTTGTGATCCCACCTCTGGCTATGGTATTTTCTTTGTCCTGGGGGCTGAATGGTGTGTGGGCGGCGTTTCCCGTAGCGGAGGCGCTGGCGGCTCTGGTTGCAGTTTTGTTATACCGTAAAGTCATGCGGCAGACAGATCGGCAACTGCAAAATAGTGAGGTTGATTGTGCTGGGGGGAAATACCCAGGCAGCCGCAATCCCTGA
- a CDS encoding helix-turn-helix domain-containing protein, with protein sequence MEYRVDERAKRIARKLRKIRELKGLTREKFCEPLGENSDYWGLIERGEQPISLPKLLQVCEVYQIPIESVVVLDYQIQDNGRVREDIDGLLGQCNEYQLEVIRKFISDIAMTL encoded by the coding sequence TTGGAATACAGAGTGGATGAACGGGCAAAGCGGATTGCCCGCAAGCTGCGCAAAATCAGAGAGCTGAAGGGGCTGACCCGCGAAAAATTCTGTGAGCCCTTGGGTGAGAACAGCGATTACTGGGGGCTGATCGAGCGAGGTGAGCAGCCAATCAGCCTGCCCAAACTGCTCCAGGTATGCGAGGTTTACCAGATCCCTATTGAGAGCGTCGTGGTACTGGACTATCAAATACAGGACAACGGCCGAGTACGGGAGGACATTGACGGACTTTTGGGACAGTGCAATGAGTATCAGCTTGAAGTGATCCGCAAATTTATTTCGGATATTGCCATGACGCTATAA
- a CDS encoding helix-turn-helix domain-containing protein has product MEMEFIRNRITELRLKKGVSEYQLSYDLGHSKNYIHNIVTGYSQPSVKELLYLIDTLGITPRLFFDEEAEYRNPILVQEIINGIKSMNDQDLEAVLLMVRRLNEKN; this is encoded by the coding sequence ATGGAGATGGAATTTATCAGAAACCGTATCACAGAATTGCGGTTAAAAAAGGGAGTTTCAGAATACCAATTAAGTTATGATTTAGGGCATAGCAAGAACTATATTCATAACATTGTCACCGGGTATTCCCAGCCATCTGTGAAAGAATTGCTCTATTTGATTGACACGCTCGGTATCACGCCCCGTTTGTTTTTCGATGAGGAAGCGGAATACCGAAATCCAATTTTGGTTCAGGAGATCATAAATGGCATCAAGTCGATGAACGATCAGGATTTGGAAGCTGTTTTGTTGATGGTCAGGCGCTTGAATGAGAAGAATTAA
- a CDS encoding helix-turn-helix domain-containing protein, which produces MRRKGITTYSLIKDYSFSKGTLDSLKQNRNISTATLNDLCNILSCRVEDVLRHIPDKA; this is translated from the coding sequence ATGCGTCGAAAGGGAATTACAACTTATTCTCTAATAAAGGACTATTCCTTCAGCAAGGGAACATTGGATTCTTTGAAGCAAAACCGGAATATTTCAACCGCAACGCTGAATGACCTTTGCAACATTCTTTCTTGCAGGGTAGAAGATGTTCTTCGTCACATCCCAGATAAAGCATAA
- a CDS encoding helix-turn-helix domain-containing protein codes for MVRSVDVAQHPGWLFTQEQIYEAVWHEFPKGCGANVVNIISQFCRKMEPGNPIRTAPYSSYKFELTPVT; via the coding sequence ATGGTAAGGTCCGTGGATGTGGCCCAGCACCCTGGCTGGCTCTTCACGCAGGAACAGATCTACGAGGCTGTATGGCACGAGTTTCCGAAGGGCTGCGGCGCGAACGTAGTCAATATCATCAGTCAGTTCTGCCGGAAGATGGAACCGGGAAACCCCATCCGCACTGCCCCCTACAGCAGTTATAAGTTCGAACTGACTCCTGTAACCTGA
- a CDS encoding ABC transporter ATP-binding protein — translation MTNESPFRKNRAFYIGVVLTVLEGILSGCSYLSVYIVLTALASGTITAGMVGAVTAGLAVIFLLRLVIYSTGYTQVQIGGAAVSKRLRLLLGDKLKKIPLARFTQGQVGQYVNTMTSDVGSYEKILTHSSGNIIKNAALSAVLVGFVCTVWLPAGLILLAVVALLIPDLWLSFRVVKVYGVAKNKVSAETVSGIVEYIDGIQMFRAYNMGGVKNRTVTQAMEEFSRVCYQYEAKGIPIGFGYNIISWGSVPLIMVLAAGPWAAGTLSGVDYLMLSMLPILLTKLTASIAIDLFEWKHLMVSKRNIENLIQEPEEAGEGAPFAPERHDITFRDVSFSYMPGEPVLKRVSFTVPDGKLTAIVGDSGSGKSTILNLIAKFYEPQSGTIAIGGQSIQTVSAERVLAQLSMVDQQVFLFDDTVRENIRHARPTATDREVEAACRDAGCDGFVEKLEKSYDTGIGENGSLLSGGERQRLSIARAILKNSPILLLDEATASLDIENELAVKQAIANLLKEKKTVVMIAHTLSIVKNADQILVVADGTIKESGTHEELLAENGKYAAMWNAEQKITV, via the coding sequence ATGACAAATGAATCTCCGTTCCGCAAAAACAGGGCTTTTTATATTGGTGTAGTGCTGACCGTATTGGAGGGCATCCTCTCCGGGTGCAGTTATCTGTCTGTCTACATCGTCCTCACCGCTCTGGCTTCAGGAACGATTACCGCCGGAATGGTGGGAGCGGTCACCGCGGGGCTCGCTGTCATTTTCCTGCTGCGGCTGGTCATTTACAGCACCGGGTACACCCAGGTCCAGATCGGCGGGGCGGCGGTGTCCAAGCGCCTGCGGCTGCTTCTGGGGGATAAGCTCAAGAAGATCCCCCTGGCCCGCTTCACCCAGGGGCAGGTTGGGCAGTATGTGAACACCATGACCAGCGATGTGGGCAGCTATGAGAAAATTCTGACCCATTCCAGTGGGAACATTATCAAAAACGCCGCGCTCTCCGCGGTGCTGGTTGGCTTTGTATGCACCGTCTGGCTACCGGCGGGGCTGATCCTGCTGGCGGTTGTCGCGTTGCTGATTCCCGACCTGTGGCTGTCCTTCCGGGTGGTAAAGGTGTACGGCGTGGCGAAAAACAAGGTCAGCGCCGAGACGGTGAGTGGCATTGTGGAGTACATTGACGGCATTCAGATGTTCCGGGCGTACAACATGGGCGGCGTAAAAAACAGGACCGTCACCCAGGCCATGGAGGAGTTCAGCCGGGTGTGCTACCAGTACGAAGCCAAGGGCATCCCCATCGGATTCGGCTACAATATCATCAGCTGGGGCAGCGTGCCGCTTATCATGGTGCTGGCCGCCGGGCCATGGGCGGCGGGGACACTGAGCGGCGTGGACTATCTGATGCTCTCCATGCTGCCCATTTTGCTGACCAAGCTCACCGCCAGTATTGCCATTGATCTCTTTGAATGGAAGCACCTGATGGTCTCCAAAAGGAACATTGAGAATCTGATTCAGGAGCCGGAGGAGGCCGGGGAGGGCGCGCCCTTTGCCCCGGAGCGGCACGACATCACCTTCCGGGATGTGTCGTTCTCCTATATGCCGGGAGAGCCGGTCCTGAAGAGGGTGTCCTTCACCGTCCCGGACGGGAAACTCACCGCCATCGTGGGGGACTCCGGCTCGGGCAAATCCACGATTTTGAATCTGATCGCCAAATTCTATGAGCCGCAGAGCGGGACCATCGCCATCGGCGGTCAATCCATCCAGACTGTCTCCGCAGAGCGGGTGCTGGCACAGCTCTCTATGGTGGACCAGCAGGTGTTCCTCTTTGACGATACCGTGCGGGAGAACATCCGCCACGCCCGGCCCACGGCCACTGACCGGGAGGTGGAGGCAGCCTGCAGGGACGCCGGATGTGACGGCTTTGTGGAGAAACTGGAAAAGAGCTATGACACCGGGATTGGAGAAAACGGCAGCCTGCTCTCCGGAGGAGAGCGGCAGCGGCTTTCTATCGCCCGGGCCATTCTGAAAAACAGTCCCATCCTATTGCTGGACGAGGCCACCGCATCCCTGGACATCGAGAACGAGCTGGCGGTCAAACAGGCCATTGCCAATCTGCTCAAGGAGAAAAAGACCGTGGTGATGATCGCCCATACCCTTTCCATCGTCAAGAACGCGGATCAGATCCTGGTAGTGGCGGACGGAACAATCAAGGAGTCTGGCACCCACGAGGAGCTGCTGGCCGAGAACGGAAAATATGCGGCCATGTGGAACGCAGAACAGAAGATCACTGTATAG
- a CDS encoding ABC transporter ATP-binding protein, with protein sequence MKQKEISPVRLLLRWAGPEKKWLIGSVLCAFGSGLLAITAYLGLYRLMDAVLSGACTPAVIADCAVFVMAGTVGRMVLLGASGVLSHKGAYGALFRVRCMVTEHLAKVPLGALDERSTGAVKTVLNEDIEKLELFLAHNLPEFVAYLTGPVVIFLYLLSVNVPLALVSLLPLPLAGIVMGVIFGRMKGILEDANRSLVSFNSVMIEYVSGMRLIKAYNMGSRSFQKFSHAISEENRIWNLVTHKTAPPYAAFLLLVECGMLLMIPAGGLMFLRGSVSASVFLLFAYVGGMYLTEILPLQKMSTTFAQALSGVGKVREILELPVFEGGGPFPEDHGIELDHVTFSYDGKTDVLRDCSLSVKQGEKVALVGVSGAGKSTIIQLISRFYDTTKGEVRIGGRNVRDIRYEDLLAHISIVFQKTFLTRDSVLENIRMGTQATLEQVREAARLAQIDDFILSLPQGYDTKVGAMGSRFSGGERQRIAIARAILKDAPILILDEATSAADPENQVEIDRAIENLCRGKTVLIVAHRLGAVKMCDKVAVVEDHTITCCGTHAEVLEQNSYYRKAWADYRAARSITYSVKGGQDDDK encoded by the coding sequence ATGAAACAGAAAGAGATAAGCCCGGTCAGGCTGTTGCTCCGGTGGGCAGGGCCGGAGAAGAAATGGCTGATCGGGTCGGTGCTGTGCGCCTTTGGGAGCGGGCTGCTGGCGATCACCGCCTACCTGGGGCTGTACCGGCTGATGGACGCGGTGCTGTCCGGCGCCTGCACCCCGGCGGTGATCGCGGACTGCGCCGTGTTCGTGATGGCGGGCACCGTGGGGCGGATGGTGCTGCTGGGGGCCTCCGGGGTGCTGTCCCACAAGGGGGCCTACGGCGCCCTGTTCCGGGTGCGGTGCATGGTCACGGAGCATCTGGCGAAGGTGCCCCTGGGCGCGTTGGACGAGCGGAGCACGGGAGCGGTCAAGACCGTGCTCAACGAGGACATTGAGAAGCTGGAGCTGTTTCTGGCCCATAACCTGCCGGAGTTCGTGGCCTATCTCACCGGCCCGGTGGTGATCTTCCTCTATCTGCTGTCGGTGAATGTCCCATTGGCGCTGGTCTCGCTGCTCCCCCTGCCGCTGGCGGGAATTGTGATGGGGGTGATCTTTGGCCGCATGAAGGGAATTCTGGAGGACGCCAACCGCTCCCTGGTGAGCTTCAACTCGGTAATGATCGAGTATGTCTCCGGGATGCGGCTCATCAAGGCGTACAACATGGGGAGCCGGTCGTTTCAGAAGTTTTCCCACGCCATTTCGGAGGAAAACCGGATCTGGAATCTGGTGACCCATAAAACCGCGCCGCCCTATGCGGCTTTCCTGCTGCTGGTGGAGTGCGGTATGCTCCTGATGATCCCAGCCGGGGGGCTTATGTTCCTCCGGGGCTCGGTGAGCGCCAGCGTGTTTCTGCTCTTTGCCTATGTGGGCGGCATGTATTTGACGGAGATCCTGCCGCTCCAGAAGATGTCCACTACCTTTGCCCAGGCTCTCAGCGGTGTGGGAAAGGTGCGGGAGATCCTGGAGCTTCCGGTCTTTGAAGGAGGCGGGCCATTCCCGGAGGACCACGGCATTGAACTGGACCATGTGACCTTCTCCTATGACGGGAAGACGGATGTGCTGCGGGATTGCTCTCTGTCGGTAAAGCAGGGGGAAAAGGTGGCCCTGGTGGGGGTGTCCGGCGCGGGCAAAAGCACTATCATCCAGCTGATCTCCCGGTTTTACGATACAACAAAGGGCGAGGTCCGCATCGGCGGCCGGAATGTCAGGGACATCCGCTACGAGGACCTGCTCGCTCACATCTCCATCGTGTTTCAAAAGACCTTCCTCACCCGGGACAGCGTGCTGGAGAACATCCGTATGGGCACGCAGGCCACGCTGGAACAGGTGCGGGAGGCCGCCCGTCTGGCACAGATCGACGACTTCATCCTGTCGCTGCCCCAGGGATACGACACCAAGGTTGGGGCTATGGGCTCACGCTTCTCCGGTGGGGAGCGCCAGCGCATCGCCATTGCCCGCGCTATTTTGAAGGACGCCCCCATCCTCATTCTGGACGAGGCGACCTCCGCCGCCGACCCGGAGAATCAGGTGGAGATTGACCGGGCCATTGAAAACCTCTGCCGTGGCAAGACCGTACTCATCGTGGCTCACCGGCTGGGCGCGGTAAAGATGTGCGACAAAGTGGCGGTGGTGGAGGACCACACCATCACCTGCTGCGGAACTCATGCGGAGGTGCTGGAACAGAATTCTTATTACCGCAAAGCCTGGGCCGACTACCGGGCGGCCAGGTCCATCACCTATTCCGTGAAAGGAGGGCAAGACGATGACAAATGA